A region of the Anaerosporomusa subterranea genome:
CTGTCAACAAAACTTACAACGAAAAAGAAGTGAATGCGATTTTGAAGCCTATCTACGAGGATTATGTACTCCTGCGCCGCCATTTAATCGACTATGGCTTTATGGACAGGACGCTAGATGGCAGTTCGTATTGGGTTAAGGTTTAATTATTATTAAAGGAGTTGAGCATAATGGATAGGCGTAAAGAATTGATACTAGCCTATAAACAAACCCCAACGCCAATGGGAGTGTATCAAGTAAAGAACTGCACCAATGGAAAGGTGTTCATCGGCAGCAGTATGAATTTGCCAGGCAGATTTAACCGTCTCCGCTTTCAGCTCAAAGCTAATGCTAACCCGATCAGGTCGCTACAAGCAGAATGGAACGACCAAGGCGCTGATGTCTTTACGTTCGAAGTGTTGGAGACATTAAACCCCGATAAGGTTCCAAAAGACGACTGGAGAAAAGCCCTCGCGGTTATGGAAGATAAGTGGTTAAATGAGATTAAACCGTACGGTTTGCGGGGATATAACAAAGAAAAAGCTGACTGAACTACACTTTCCAACACAGGGAGAGGCCGTGTGAACATTGTTCATTCGGCCTCTCCTTTTAGCGACTCATTTCTTGATTTCATGGCTGTTCCGGTCGGGATTTTAGCAATGGTCACTCGGCCTTTTCAATTTTATCCGACACATCTTGCAGAACTTCAGCGCCACGGAGGCTATAAAGAAGAACAGAGTGGCCGTCAAAAAAGCTAAGGCAATCGGCTTTTGCAGGAAAATTGCCGGGTCGCCGTTCGAAATGTCAAAGGCCTGTCGGGCTGACATTTCCAGGCGGGGCGTCAATATAAAGGCCATCAGGAAAGGGGCGACAGGGTATTTGTAACGGCAGAAGAAATAGCCCACAATGCCAAAAATGATCATTAGCCAGACGTCAAACAGACTATTATTGGCAGCGTAGGCTGACACCATACAAATGACGATGATGATGGGAGTCATGATGACGGGAGGGACCCGCAGGGCTTGCACCATCAGGGGGATGCTGAGGGCGGCAATGATCATACAGACAATATTGCCGGTATACATCGAGGCAATCAGGCCCCAGGCAAGATCCGGGTGTTCAGTGAACAGTAGCGGACCAGGGGTTATCCCCCACATCATCAAGCCGCCGAGCAACACGGTGACTGTACCCGAACTGGGGATGCCCAGCGCAAGCAGCGGTGCGAAGGCCCCTGCTGCTGCCGCATTGTTAGCAGCCTCCGGGGCGGCGACGCCTTCAAGCGCTCCTTTGCCCATGTTTTCTTTGTTATTGCCAGTCCGGCTTTCCAGAACATAGCACAAAAACGAGGCGGTATTGGTACCGGCTCCGGGTATGCAGCCGATAAATGTGCCAAGAACACTGCTGATCATGGTTGGCTTGAAAATCTGTTTAATTTCTGCAAAGTTAAGATAGTTGCTCCGGAATGACAAGGTTTCCGTTGTTTTAAATTTGTAGCCACCTTTCTGAAGAGCCATTTCGATGATTTCATTTACGCCTAACAGGCCGATGACCAAAGGAATGAAATCGATGCCATTTAAAAGTTCGATAATACCAAAGGCAAACCTCGGCCTGCCAACCGCTGCATCAAGACCCACGGTAGCCAACAAGATGCCCAGGCAGGTTGACAACAATCCTTTCAACGGGTCGTCCCCCAAGAGCCAAGCGATAGCTGACAAGGCCAACAGAATGACAGTCGTCATTTCCGCCGGTCCAAAGGCCAGCCCAATATCGGCCAGTAAAGGGCCCATGAAGGTAAGGATAATAACACCAATAAAACCGGCTACGAACGAGGACCAGTTGGAAACAGCCAACGCTTTACCGGCCTTGCCCTTCAGGGTGAGCTGGTAGCCGTCCAGAGTGGTCATTAAGGCCGGAGGATCACCGGGAATGTTGATCAAAATGGCTGTGAACGACCCTGCGTACATCGTCGAGTAATAAAGGGCCGCGAGCATGATGATCGCCGTGGTGGGATCCATTTTAAAGGTAAGCGGCAGCAGCAGAGCGACCCCCATGACAGAACCGATGCCTGGCAAGGCGCCGATGAACATGCCCATAACCGCGCCGGCCGTCGCGGCAAAAAGGTTATCCCCTGTCAGAGCGGTGGCGAAGCCGTTCAGTAAGTGGTAGAAAATGCTTTCCATTAATTCGCCTTCTTTCTAATACGTAATCAGGCCGGTGGGAAACGGTACCTGCAGCCAGTAGCCGAATACACCCCAAATAAACAAGATAATTGTAGCCGCCAAAAAAATAGAAAACTTGTAGGAATACGCCCCTTGGTTGACCAGCCAAAAGGCAATGAGCAAAAATGTTGCCGGCAGGAATCCGATGACATAAATAACCAAGGCACAGACAATAATGGCGGCAATAGGTACAATGGCTCTAGGGTCAATAGGCTCGGCGTCCTTATCTGCTCTTAGCAGTCGTGCAATACAGAAGATGACTGTCAAGCTGCCAAAAATCACAGGCAAAAAACCGGGCCCTGGTCCTTTGTTAACCCAAACACCGTAGGAGAACCAGCCGGTAGCTGCCCAGAACGCACCGATTATGCCGCAAATAAGCGCTATTGCACGATCAGCATTCATCGCCATCCCTCCCTATCAACAGGATTAGAGGCTTTCTTACTCATGGCAGTTTCAGCTTTTTCTACAATTTTTTCAGCTGTCAAGCCGTATTTTTCTAGAAGCTGATCATAATCACCGGATTCAGTGAAAGTGTCTTCCAATGCTACCGGCATGACGGGGGCCGGTTGTTCTCTGGCAACAACCTCGCTGACAGCACTAAACAAACCGCCATAGACTGTATGCTCTTCTGCAGTGACAATTGCTCCTGTTCCCCTAGCGCAATCGACGATTAACTCTGCATCGATTGGCTTGATGGTATGCATATTGACTACTCTGGCACTAATCCCCTTTATTGCAAGCAGGTCGGCTGCTTCTAATGCCTTATGGACCATTACGCCGGCAGCAATAATAGCAACATCCTTTCCTTCCCTGAGAACAACGCCTTTGCCAGACTTAAACTGATAGGCATCGTCAAAGATGATCGGCGCCGGCGCTCTGCTCAGTCGTAAATATACAGGTCCCGGAATATCTACTGCAGCACGCACGGCCTTCTCTGTTTCTACCGCGTCGCACACTACGATTACTGTCATGTTCGGAATGGATCGGAAAAAGCTGATATCCTTATTGGCATGGTGGCTTGCTCCGTCATAGGAATCGGATAGACCGGCATAGGTACCGCAAATTTTAACATTTAAACACTGATATGCAGCCAAACTCCTGATGGGATCACCTGCCCGCAGCATCATAAACGCTGCAAAGGTATTGATAAACGGAATTTTGCCCATCAGCGCCATGCCTGCAGCCATTCCTGCCATGTTGGCCTCTGCAATTCCCACATTAAAAAATCGATTGGGGAACTCCTTGCCAAACAAGTTACTTTTTGATGAACTGGAAACATCTGCATCCAATACAACAATTTCTTGCCGTTCGTGACCAAGCTTTGCTAATGCCTCACCAAATGCATCTCTTATCGCTTTAGTTGCCATTTACCTTACCCCCAGTTCTCGCAACGCAGCGGAGTACTCTTGCTCATTAATGGGCTTTCCATGCCATGTGTTTTTCCCTTCCATAAAGGAAACGCCTTTGCCTTTGACCGTTTTGGCGATAATCATTGTCGGCTGCCCAGTCACTGCTTTTGCCTGGTCGATTGCTGTTGAAACAGCCTGGATATCATGTCCATCAGTTTCGATAACACGCCAACCGAAAGATTTCCATTTGTCTGCCAGATTTCCTAGTGGCATAATTTCTTCCACTGTACCGTCTAACTGCACGCCATTGCAGTCGATAATCCCAATCAGATTATCTAGTTTAAATTTGCTTGCCGCCATAGCGGCCTCCCAAACGATGCCTTCCTGAATTTCGCCATCACCCATCAGCACATATGTATAGAGATTTTTATTATCCAGTTTTGTGGCCGCGGCCATTCCAACCGCCGCCGAAATACCCAAGCCCAAAGGGCCGCTGGACAAATCCACTCCCGGTGTCATTTTAGCGCATGGATGACCTTGAAGCCTGCTATTAATCTGTCTTAAAGTATTCATCTCAGTTTTGGAGAAATAGCCTTTTTCCGCTAATATAAGATACAGCATGGGCGCAGCATGGCCTTTGCCCAGAACAAATCTGTCCCTGTCAGGATAGGCAGGATTGTCAGGCTGTATGTTTAGTTTCTCGTAGTACAGGGCTGTTAGTATTTCTACCGCGGACAGTGAACCTCCCGGATGGCCTGTCTGAATTTGGTAGAGAAGCTTTATCAAAGCCACTCTGAACTGATGGCATTTCTCATTGAGAAAATCGATTCTTGCTGCTGATAATGTCACTGCCGCCACTCCTCTCCCATCATTTGAGAACTATACATTTTTTTCTAACTTTTCCTTTAACTGTGCGATACACATTCTGGGACTGGAAAGTACAGTGCAACCGCAGATTTTTTGTACAATATCCTCTAAGTGTGCCATAGACGCCTGCGCCAAGATGACTACATCCTGTTGTTTGATTTCAAGCGCCCTCCTTTTAACGATCTCATCATGATATTCTTTATCTCCCGCTTTGATAGCGACATAAGCTTCAGGACAGACTATCACCGATAAATCAATCGCTTTGTTTATTTTTTTCACTTCACTGAGCAGTTTGGTTTTTGTTGGTTCAACAGTACTTTCAGCTGTTGCCATGATCGTAATTTTGGACCCGGTTTCCGCTGCTTTGCGTATCATCGCTTCATCAATAGTAATTATCGGCGTTTTAATAAATGGCCGGATTTTTTCGATTGCTGGAGACAGCGTGGAACAGGTTACGACAATCACATCCGGTTCAGTCATCTCAGCGCATTTTACAATTGAGAACAACCGTTGCATATTATTAACAGTGAACTCTCCTCGTTCCTCCGGATCACTTGCCAAATATTCATCAAGAGTATTCACTATTTTCACATCGTCAATAACGTTTTTTATTCTTTTGTCAAATGTAACTAAAACACTCTGAACTGTGTGAATTAAAGATACCTTTGTCATCGCAATATTGCCTCCTTAATCATATTCACCGATAGATCCTATTAAAAATCGGTCGAAGATGCTTTATCGAACCCTCTGCCGCAGTATCCTGGTCTGGCAACTGGAAAATCTCTGTACAATAGGCTCCATCATAGCCAGTATTTTTAAAAGCTCTGATAATTTTCTCAAAATCGAAGCCGCAGTGACCGGGATATCGCCGGTTATTATCTGCCAAGTGCACGTGGATGTTATACTCGGCATATTTATCTATCACTTCAAACATATCTTTTTCCTCAATATTGAGGTGAAAGATATCCATCATCATCTTGAAATACTCATTATCAACATTTTTCACCACATCTACAGCTTCTTGTACTGTATTGATAAAGTTTGTCTGCATCAATGTTACCGTTTCCAGTGCGATTTTTACATTTCTTTTGCCTGCATATTCACTGATATCCTTAAACGCATCAATAGCATAACCGTACGATACTTCTCGGGGTAGTTCATCACAATATTGACCTCTTACTCTGCCAATGTTTATATTCGCACCTAAATGGGCCGCAAAATCAATAATTCCTTTAACCCGTTCTCTTGCCTTGCTTCTTATGTCAGCATGTTTATCCATAAAAGAAAGTTTCAACTGGCCGAATATTTCACCAGTACAAACCAGAACAATATCCAGCTTATTTTTGTCAGCCTCACCTTTCACCTGATCCCAGTTAAGTTCCAATGGATTGAGCGTCATCAGCTCAACTCCGTCATATCCCAGTTCAGCAAGTTTGCTAAAGTTGTAATCCAAATTGCCTTGAAAAGCTGTAACTGCAGGAGATCTAGCTACATCTGGCGTTGCTACCTGATAGCAAAGTTTCATCATACCCTCTCCTTAAACACATTCCAAAAACACTGGCCTTAACAGCAAGGATATACCGCAACGTGACAGTCATCCGCTGTCGAAACCGCCACGTTGCGAAACCTAATTTATCTAAGCTTCTAAACTTCTAAGCTTCTAAGCTAAGGTATTATTTAATAACTCCCACTTCTTTAAACATTTTTTCATACAGTACTGATTGTTCATTAAAGAATTTCTTGGTATCTGCCGCATTCATATAAGCAGGAGTCATCGCATTCTTTTCAATGTAATTCTTCTTCCAGTCTTCGGTGTCTGTGATCTTCTTCAACATATCTTCATAAAACTTTACCGCTTCTGCAGGCATATCCGGCGGGCCTGAGATTGCCCGAACTTCACTTAACTGAATATCTTTATACCCGATCTCAGAAAAGGTTGGCACATTTTTATAAGCACCGGGGATTCTTTGTTTTGAAAAAGTAACGAGAGGAATTACTTTTTCAGCTTTAACCTGCCCGTCACATTCACTGGGATTGAAGATACCCACGTCAATATGTCCGCCTAATAATGCGGCCATAACTTCTCCTGAGCTGTTGAACTGAACATAAGTAGCCTTAGCGCCCGTATACTTGTTGAACATTTCAAAAGAAAGGTGATCACTGTTACCACGTTGTGATCCGCCAATTTTTACTGTGTCAGGCTTTTCTTTAGCTGTTTTGATGACACTTTGAATATCCTTGTATTTACCCTCTTTGTTTACACCCAGGAGCAGATCATCAAATCCAACCACCCCGATATAGGTCAGCATGTCTGCTTTTACGGGAGAATTGTTAACGATCGCACTCATTACCTGGCCAGAATGGAGAACCATCCAGGTGTGTGGATCACCTTTCTTTCCATACACATAAGAAAAGGAAACTGCCCCTGATCCGCCCGGTTTATTCACTACCATAAAGCTCTTAGGTGAAAGCTTATTTTTTTGAGAAAAATCCGCTATAACCCTTGCATTCAAGTCACTGCCTCCGCCTGGCGCCGAAGGTACAACAAACTCAATTTCGCGAGTCGGAACCCAAGACTTGGCTGCCTCTTCTTTTTTCTCTGCCGGCTTTGAGCCACATCCTGTCAACAGACTTGCTGCAAACATTCCTAGCACTAGAATACTGGCAAATTTCTTCACAATAATCCTCCTCCGCATTTTGACTTAGATATTTCTTCCCATTTAGTTGATAAAGTGGATACTCGCCTCCTCCCATATGATTAGACTGACTTTCCTGCTGCTTTCTTCCCCTTCACACAGCCTGTAAGACCCCGCCCTCTTAGGTCGGGATTAACAGGCTGTAGTTCGAACCCCTAAAGGGAGCCTTCGGCTTCGCGAAATCTAAGATTTCGAGCCTCAGACACAAGTGCGACTAAGATTCAGGCGGAGTTAAAACTCCTCCTGAATCAAGTCTTACTTTATCGCAAAGAGCAATCCTGGCCGCCATTTTGACTGCGTTCTCTAACGCACCGGTTTTAGCAATCCCCTTGCCTGCTATGTCATAGGCAGTCCCATGCGCAGCTGTGACGATTGGCGCTGGCAAGCCAGCGGCAACAGTTATGCCAAACTCAAATCCCTTGAGTTTCATAGCGATTTGTCCCTGATCATGATACATAGTCACTGCTGCGTCAAAGTCACCGTTAAATGCTTTGATAAATAGAATATCGGCTGGGAATGGGCCAACAACATCAATGTTCTCCTGTCGCGCCAGTTCCATGGCAGGAATAATGACATCGATCTCTTCTCTGCCGCATAATCCGTTTTCCCCGCCATGTGGGTTAAGCGCCGCAATACCCAGTTTGGCGTTGCCGATTCCGGCCCGGCGCAACGTTCGATCAGCTAACCGTATAGCACGCATGATGTTTTCAACAGTTAATTTAGCACTAACTTCCTTGATGGGAATATGGCTAGTCACCCGTGACGTCCATAGGTCGTCAAGAACGTTAACCTCACCAAACGGGCCAGTCCAGTTGAAGTGATGGGCAAACAGCATGTGCTCACTTTCAAACTCGTGTCCGCCCAGTTTCATAGCCGCCTTATTGAGCGGGGCAAAGCAGAATCCATCGATTTTACCTGCTTTGTAGAGGTTAATTGCTAGGATGAGTGCATCACCTGATGCTTTTCCACAAATCGGATTTATTTCTCCCACCTTGATTTCCTCTGGATTAAGGTTTTTCTGGCCGAGAACCAAAAGCCCTTTGTCCCAATCAGCCTCATTCATGGATTCAATTACTTTGTAAGGAAAAGTGACTTTCGCCACCCTCATTCCTTGTTGCAATACGCGAATATCCCCAATAATCACGGGACGACAGCATGTCGCGAACAGGTCTGTTGCCGCAACCTTGGCTACAATCTCAGGGCCAATGCCTGCCGCGTCTCCGAGGATAATACCAATGATTGGTTTCTCCTCGCATGTATTAGTCATAAACCTTCTCCTCTCTGATTCATCGCTAAGCGCGTTTGTTTTTAATATTTGCAATATTCATGCCAATCTCAATAATTACAGCATAATAATATCTTGGTTAGCAATAATAAGGATTTCTTGGGCTATCGGTATACACTAATTTCTTTTCGAACATTAAAAAAGGCGCGATTCTCAATCGCGCCGAAACATTTTTGTTTCAAATTGTTTCTCGTTACTTCTCCTTCAGCTTTCGCCACAAGGTGGTTCTGCTCAGTCCCAACATACCGGCCATTTCCGCTTTGTTCACCTTCATGACTTTCATTAGTTTTACAAGGGTTTCCCAATCTGCTTCAGCAAGCTTCGCCATTGCCGATTCGCCGCTGTTCTCATCACTAGACGCATCGGCATGCAATCCGGAAAAAACCAGCAGATTGGTTACTTCATCTGCTGTGATTACTTTTTGGTCACTTAAAACAACCAATCGTTCGCAAATATTTCTGAGTTCTCGCACGTTGCCCGGCCATTGGTTGCGACTTAACACCGCCACGGCCCCGGGACTTAGCTCCGGCGTTGGTTTTCCATACTGTTTACAATATACTTCAATATAATATTCGGCGATATATTGAATATCTTCACCACGTTCGCGCAATGAAGGAATCCGCAAGTTCAATACATCCAGACGATATAACAGGTCTTGACGGAACTGGCCATTTCGTACTCGTTCCAGTAAATTAATATTGGTCGAGGCTATGACGCGAACATCAATCGGCAGCAAGCTGGTATCGCCGACTTTGCGAATCTCACGTTCTTGCAGTACGCGTAGCAGCTTAGCCTGCAAATTCATCGGAATCTCGCTAATTTCATCAAGAAAAATAGTTCCTTTATGGGCAAATTCGAACAAACCGGTTTTGCCGCTTTTTACGGCGCCGGAAAAT
Encoded here:
- a CDS encoding GIY-YIG nuclease family protein, with translation MDRRKELILAYKQTPTPMGVYQVKNCTNGKVFIGSSMNLPGRFNRLRFQLKANANPIRSLQAEWNDQGADVFTFEVLETLNPDKVPKDDWRKALAVMEDKWLNEIKPYGLRGYNKEKAD
- a CDS encoding tripartite tricarboxylate transporter permease, which codes for MESIFYHLLNGFATALTGDNLFAATAGAVMGMFIGALPGIGSVMGVALLLPLTFKMDPTTAIIMLAALYYSTMYAGSFTAILINIPGDPPALMTTLDGYQLTLKGKAGKALAVSNWSSFVAGFIGVIILTFMGPLLADIGLAFGPAEMTTVILLALSAIAWLLGDDPLKGLLSTCLGILLATVGLDAAVGRPRFAFGIIELLNGIDFIPLVIGLLGVNEIIEMALQKGGYKFKTTETLSFRSNYLNFAEIKQIFKPTMISSVLGTFIGCIPGAGTNTASFLCYVLESRTGNNKENMGKGALEGVAAPEAANNAAAAGAFAPLLALGIPSSGTVTVLLGGLMMWGITPGPLLFTEHPDLAWGLIASMYTGNIVCMIIAALSIPLMVQALRVPPVIMTPIIIVICMVSAYAANNSLFDVWLMIIFGIVGYFFCRYKYPVAPFLMAFILTPRLEMSARQAFDISNGDPAIFLQKPIALAFLTATLFFFIASVALKFCKMCRIKLKRPSDHC
- a CDS encoding tripartite tricarboxylate transporter TctB family protein, with amino-acid sequence MNADRAIALICGIIGAFWAATGWFSYGVWVNKGPGPGFLPVIFGSLTVIFCIARLLRADKDAEPIDPRAIVPIAAIIVCALVIYVIGFLPATFLLIAFWLVNQGAYSYKFSIFLAATIILFIWGVFGYWLQVPFPTGLITY
- a CDS encoding transketolase family protein, producing the protein MATKAIRDAFGEALAKLGHERQEIVVLDADVSSSSKSNLFGKEFPNRFFNVGIAEANMAGMAAGMALMGKIPFINTFAAFMMLRAGDPIRSLAAYQCLNVKICGTYAGLSDSYDGASHHANKDISFFRSIPNMTVIVVCDAVETEKAVRAAVDIPGPVYLRLSRAPAPIIFDDAYQFKSGKGVVLREGKDVAIIAAGVMVHKALEAADLLAIKGISARVVNMHTIKPIDAELIVDCARGTGAIVTAEEHTVYGGLFSAVSEVVAREQPAPVMPVALEDTFTESGDYDQLLEKYGLTAEKIVEKAETAMSKKASNPVDREGWR
- a CDS encoding transketolase; its protein translation is MTLSAARIDFLNEKCHQFRVALIKLLYQIQTGHPGGSLSAVEILTALYYEKLNIQPDNPAYPDRDRFVLGKGHAAPMLYLILAEKGYFSKTEMNTLRQINSRLQGHPCAKMTPGVDLSSGPLGLGISAAVGMAAATKLDNKNLYTYVLMGDGEIQEGIVWEAAMAASKFKLDNLIGIIDCNGVQLDGTVEEIMPLGNLADKWKSFGWRVIETDGHDIQAVSTAIDQAKAVTGQPTMIIAKTVKGKGVSFMEGKNTWHGKPINEQEYSAALRELGVR
- a CDS encoding aspartate/glutamate racemase family protein, translating into MTKVSLIHTVQSVLVTFDKRIKNVIDDVKIVNTLDEYLASDPEERGEFTVNNMQRLFSIVKCAEMTEPDVIVVTCSTLSPAIEKIRPFIKTPIITIDEAMIRKAAETGSKITIMATAESTVEPTKTKLLSEVKKINKAIDLSVIVCPEAYVAIKAGDKEYHDEIVKRRALEIKQQDVVILAQASMAHLEDIVQKICGCTVLSSPRMCIAQLKEKLEKNV
- a CDS encoding Bug family tripartite tricarboxylate transporter substrate binding protein codes for the protein MKKFASILVLGMFAASLLTGCGSKPAEKKEEAAKSWVPTREIEFVVPSAPGGGSDLNARVIADFSQKNKLSPKSFMVVNKPGGSGAVSFSYVYGKKGDPHTWMVLHSGQVMSAIVNNSPVKADMLTYIGVVGFDDLLLGVNKEGKYKDIQSVIKTAKEKPDTVKIGGSQRGNSDHLSFEMFNKYTGAKATYVQFNSSGEVMAALLGGHIDVGIFNPSECDGQVKAEKVIPLVTFSKQRIPGAYKNVPTFSEIGYKDIQLSEVRAISGPPDMPAEAVKFYEDMLKKITDTEDWKKNYIEKNAMTPAYMNAADTKKFFNEQSVLYEKMFKEVGVIK
- a CDS encoding 4-hydroxythreonine-4-phosphate dehydrogenase PdxA, which produces MTNTCEEKPIIGIILGDAAGIGPEIVAKVAATDLFATCCRPVIIGDIRVLQQGMRVAKVTFPYKVIESMNEADWDKGLLVLGQKNLNPEEIKVGEINPICGKASGDALILAINLYKAGKIDGFCFAPLNKAAMKLGGHEFESEHMLFAHHFNWTGPFGEVNVLDDLWTSRVTSHIPIKEVSAKLTVENIMRAIRLADRTLRRAGIGNAKLGIAALNPHGGENGLCGREEIDVIIPAMELARQENIDVVGPFPADILFIKAFNGDFDAAVTMYHDQGQIAMKLKGFEFGITVAAGLPAPIVTAAHGTAYDIAGKGIAKTGALENAVKMAARIALCDKVRLDSGGVLTPPES